In a genomic window of Roseiflexus castenholzii DSM 13941:
- a CDS encoding EI24 domain-containing protein translates to MQKFLTGASYPLRALGVLRRHPTLWQYIIVPVFLNIFVGITLYAGLLVAGFRAIDGVIAGLPEWLAFIAWLLRALLIVVLLIATGYVLVRFGVVIGSPFYSRLSERLEERFSGVVFDAPPPTVGNVARDIARALLFEIKKLILALTIGAPTLLLNLIPFVGSLLATAGGIALSATISCLDFFDPPLERRRLRFRDKLGFVRQGLPATAGFGLVCLGLVSIPLINLLAVPLCITAGTLFYCDRHGSEHALSGNGSSPQAGSN, encoded by the coding sequence ATGCAGAAATTCCTCACCGGCGCCTCTTATCCGCTGCGCGCTCTCGGCGTTCTCAGACGCCATCCGACACTCTGGCAGTATATTATCGTCCCCGTCTTCCTGAATATATTTGTGGGCATCACTCTCTACGCCGGTTTGCTCGTTGCCGGATTTCGCGCTATTGATGGGGTTATCGCCGGTCTGCCCGAATGGCTGGCATTCATCGCCTGGTTGCTCCGCGCGCTGTTGATCGTCGTGCTTCTGATTGCAACCGGTTATGTGCTGGTTCGCTTCGGCGTGGTGATTGGCTCGCCATTCTACAGCCGTCTCTCGGAACGCCTGGAAGAACGTTTCAGCGGCGTCGTATTCGATGCGCCCCCGCCGACTGTGGGGAATGTAGCACGGGATATTGCTCGCGCTCTGCTGTTCGAGATCAAGAAACTAATCCTGGCGCTGACTATCGGTGCACCAACGTTGCTCCTGAATCTCATTCCGTTCGTTGGTTCATTGCTGGCGACGGCAGGCGGCATTGCGCTCAGTGCAACCATTTCCTGCCTCGATTTTTTCGATCCGCCGCTCGAGCGGCGCCGACTGCGCTTTCGCGATAAATTGGGATTCGTGCGACAGGGTTTGCCCGCAACAGCCGGATTTGGACTGGTCTGTCTCGGTCTGGTGAGTATTCCCCTGATCAACCTGTTGGCCGTGCCTCTCTGCATCACTGCCGGCACCCTCTTTTACTGCGATAGACACGGAAGTGAGCATGCATTGTCAGGCAACGGATCGTCTCCACAGGCTGGATCGAATTAG
- a CDS encoding Trm112 family protein codes for MKIVLRLLGVAALIALGIVIYRAVRQYREDSVFDLGSGTQSSPPSSSSSGGESRSISPELLAILADPGDKGPVELMRDSEGKEWLVNRRNGYRYPVEDGIPIMLLEEGEKNRDESLIIRQE; via the coding sequence ATGAAAATCGTCCTTCGTCTTCTTGGCGTCGCGGCGCTGATCGCACTGGGCATCGTCATTTATCGCGCCGTTCGCCAGTACCGCGAAGACAGCGTCTTCGACCTGGGGTCTGGCACGCAATCGTCGCCGCCGTCGTCATCGTCGTCTGGCGGGGAGTCGCGCAGCATCAGCCCGGAACTGCTGGCAATCCTGGCGGACCCCGGCGATAAGGGACCGGTGGAGTTGATGCGGGATAGCGAAGGCAAAGAGTGGCTGGTCAACCGCCGCAATGGGTATCGCTATCCAGTCGAGGATGGCATTCCGATCATGCTGCTCGAAGAGGGTGAGAAAAACCGCGACGAGAGCCTGATCATCCGGCAAGAGTAG
- a CDS encoding phosphoribosylanthranilate isomerase → MIIKICGVRARDHALTAVDAGADMLGLVFAPSRRQITVEDAASIAEAARFAARGRGRAITLIGVFVNETVERIRDIASSCGLDGVQLSGDEPVIYADALAPLLVIKAVRFDDSAQERAWLIHDQAHVQLLVDARVPGNYGGAGVVADWERAAELARRRSLMLAGGLTPENVADAITRVRPWGVDVSSGVESNGVKDHGKIRAFIAAARAAAR, encoded by the coding sequence ATGATCATCAAAATCTGTGGTGTGCGCGCGCGTGACCACGCCCTGACGGCAGTCGATGCCGGCGCCGATATGCTTGGACTGGTGTTCGCACCTTCGCGCCGTCAGATCACGGTTGAAGACGCCGCATCCATTGCGGAGGCGGCGCGTTTTGCCGCCCGTGGTCGCGGACGAGCGATCACCCTGATTGGTGTATTCGTTAACGAGACGGTGGAGCGCATCCGTGATATTGCATCCTCCTGCGGTCTTGATGGCGTGCAGTTGAGTGGCGATGAGCCGGTGATCTATGCGGATGCGCTGGCGCCCTTACTGGTCATCAAAGCCGTTCGCTTCGATGACTCGGCGCAGGAGCGCGCGTGGTTGATACATGACCAGGCGCATGTGCAATTGCTGGTCGATGCCCGTGTGCCGGGCAATTATGGCGGCGCCGGCGTTGTCGCAGATTGGGAACGCGCGGCTGAACTGGCGCGCCGGCGCTCATTGATGCTGGCGGGTGGACTGACCCCGGAGAACGTTGCTGATGCCATAACGCGCGTTCGTCCATGGGGTGTCGATGTCAGCAGCGGCGTCGAGAGCAATGGCGTAAAGGATCACGGAAAGATTCGGGCATTCATCGCAGCCGCGCGCGCTGCTGCCAGATAA
- a CDS encoding NYN domain-containing protein: MATDNPRLDVAVFIDFENVYVSVRDKLDVNPNFEIIMDRVADLGRVVIARAYADWYRYPRVTSALYANGIEPMYVPTYYYDRDLGRTGRAIKNSVDMNLCIDAMKTLYTNPNIGKFVLATGDRDFIPLVNAIRQHGKEVIIIGVGGAASGHLAQSADEFIFYEQLLGKKPQPLQADAPRIRMPERGRDVEEVVEPAPSVRMRQEAQSAEHTPPPEPPAPETAREETDIYDMLVRAVHLARERGYVCSFGSLKLVMKELMGGEFKESKYRDSTGKPFAKFKDFALEAERRGKVQVFTSGAVVEVFLPGEDPYKLSQFAQDLKEEPPVSTSTTPVHVDAHIDGRPVSSSRRRRRRRSSTTRTTISPDTITAPSQDEFVVHEDVTDELMTEALHDVMNGESAATDVVFEELLDRLEAERERQEALASFDVPIDEPMLDELPDLEEEPDVTISGDSLVEEPILAAPEPDDQMMIMDRPVELSEPFATPETPVGEPTAHLPETPPFTDAEWQMLREVVVSAGRPLSFAQIHDLMRGARNNAGIVRTNEELRSLIKQAINTGVLRRSGKGARVVYHLAPYETSAATEGVDASAVKASEEAASEPSIIRDAVETMVVSEASAPAPALESPEIVAAEPLAAADVLPADVTDEMPQGKVPEETETAAEPEVLAPAPDAVEEGVVAHGVESPPVVAEGSVMAEETPRETSVTVGVPAEAPVTAVDDHATAESKVVDQPTPRRRRTTVRTNAEADQTTAEARPTRSRSKAAVTAPTEEAPRPTRRRKKVETTEEPTEV; this comes from the coding sequence ATGGCTACCGACAATCCGCGTCTCGACGTCGCTGTGTTCATCGACTTCGAGAACGTCTACGTCAGTGTCCGCGACAAACTCGACGTCAATCCAAACTTTGAAATCATCATGGATCGCGTTGCGGACCTGGGACGGGTGGTGATCGCCCGCGCATACGCCGACTGGTATCGCTATCCGAGAGTAACGAGCGCCCTGTACGCCAATGGCATCGAGCCGATGTATGTCCCGACCTATTACTATGATCGCGATCTGGGTCGGACGGGGCGCGCCATCAAGAACAGCGTCGATATGAATCTCTGTATCGACGCGATGAAAACACTGTACACCAACCCGAACATCGGCAAATTCGTGCTCGCCACCGGCGACCGCGATTTTATTCCGCTGGTGAATGCGATCCGCCAGCATGGCAAGGAAGTCATTATTATCGGAGTGGGGGGCGCCGCTTCGGGGCACCTTGCCCAAAGCGCCGATGAGTTCATCTTCTACGAGCAATTGCTGGGCAAGAAGCCGCAGCCGCTGCAAGCCGATGCGCCGCGTATCCGCATGCCAGAGCGCGGGCGCGATGTTGAGGAGGTAGTGGAACCTGCGCCATCCGTGCGGATGCGCCAGGAAGCGCAATCGGCGGAGCACACGCCGCCGCCTGAACCACCCGCTCCCGAAACCGCGCGTGAAGAAACCGACATTTACGACATGCTCGTGCGGGCAGTGCATCTGGCGCGCGAACGAGGGTATGTCTGCTCTTTCGGCTCGCTCAAACTCGTGATGAAAGAGTTGATGGGTGGGGAGTTCAAGGAGAGTAAGTATCGCGACTCGACCGGCAAGCCGTTCGCAAAGTTCAAAGATTTTGCCCTCGAAGCCGAGCGCCGCGGCAAGGTGCAGGTTTTTACGAGCGGCGCCGTCGTCGAAGTCTTTCTGCCCGGCGAGGACCCGTACAAACTTTCGCAGTTCGCCCAGGACCTCAAAGAAGAACCGCCGGTCAGCACGTCCACCACGCCGGTGCACGTCGATGCCCATATCGATGGTCGCCCGGTCTCGAGCAGCCGCCGCCGTCGCCGCCGTCGCAGCAGCACAACTCGCACAACAATCTCGCCCGATACGATCACTGCCCCATCGCAGGATGAGTTCGTCGTGCATGAGGACGTGACCGACGAATTGATGACGGAGGCGCTGCACGACGTGATGAACGGCGAATCCGCCGCGACGGACGTGGTCTTCGAGGAATTGCTCGACCGCCTGGAAGCCGAGCGTGAGCGACAGGAAGCGCTTGCATCGTTCGATGTGCCGATTGACGAGCCAATGCTTGATGAGTTGCCCGATCTGGAGGAGGAGCCGGATGTGACGATATCGGGCGACAGTCTGGTGGAAGAACCGATTCTGGCAGCGCCTGAACCGGACGATCAGATGATGATTATGGATAGGCCGGTTGAGCTGTCGGAGCCATTTGCGACGCCTGAAACACCGGTTGGTGAACCAACAGCGCACCTGCCGGAGACGCCTCCCTTCACCGACGCCGAGTGGCAGATGTTGCGCGAGGTGGTCGTTTCGGCGGGACGTCCTTTGTCGTTCGCACAGATCCACGATCTGATGCGGGGCGCCCGCAACAACGCCGGCATCGTTCGCACGAACGAAGAACTGCGGTCGCTGATCAAGCAGGCGATTAACACCGGTGTCCTTCGCCGCAGCGGCAAAGGCGCCCGCGTCGTGTATCACCTGGCGCCCTACGAAACATCCGCAGCGACAGAAGGCGTCGATGCCTCTGCGGTCAAGGCATCGGAAGAGGCGGCGTCTGAGCCGTCGATTATCAGGGACGCTGTCGAGACGATGGTTGTGTCCGAGGCATCTGCGCCTGCGCCTGCATTGGAGTCGCCTGAAATCGTTGCTGCCGAACCACTCGCTGCCGCTGACGTATTACCAGCGGATGTGACCGACGAGATGCCGCAGGGAAAGGTTCCTGAAGAAACAGAGACCGCTGCCGAACCAGAAGTGTTGGCGCCTGCGCCGGACGCAGTGGAAGAAGGCGTCGTCGCTCATGGTGTGGAGTCGCCGCCGGTCGTAGCGGAAGGATCGGTGATGGCGGAGGAGACGCCACGTGAGACGTCGGTCACCGTCGGCGTCCCGGCAGAGGCGCCGGTGACAGCAGTTGACGATCACGCAACCGCAGAGTCAAAGGTTGTCGACCAACCGACGCCACGCCGTCGTCGCACTACTGTGCGCACGAACGCAGAAGCCGATCAAACGACGGCGGAAGCGCGTCCAACACGTTCACGCAGCAAAGCTGCCGTTACCGCGCCGACCGAAGAAGCGCCGCGTCCGACACGGCGGCGCAAGAAAGTCGAGACGACTGAAGAACCGACTGAGGTGTGA
- a CDS encoding cryptochrome/photolyase family protein, translated as MIWIHWFRRDLRLHDNPALHTASIRSDGRVIPLFILDDAILHAPRTGAARIAFMIAALRDLDANLRARGSRLVIRRGRTLDVIRAMVQETGATGVAWNRDYTPFARRRDAQVEAALRDLNVETSIAEDAVVFSPDDVRTGDGRPYTVYTPYRRRWRALTEQRRAEVLRAIEPPLLRPAPEAVADQTVPDHADLGIVVSQRIPPGGETHGAARLAAFVDLAAAHSIAGYAEGRDLLAEPATSRLSPYLRFGCVAPRQALRAALRLLDIVGDDHRTVRSIETWIGELAWRDFYYQILWHYPHVVRRSFKPQYDALAWENDPALFDAWKEGRTGYPIIDAAMHQLRQEAWMHNRARMIVASFLTKDLLIDWRWGERYFMQQLVDGDHAANNGGWQWSAGTGTDAQPYFRIFNPVSQGQKFDPKGLYVRRYLPELAQVPDRYIHAPWTMPRAEQQRCGVVIGRDYPAPIVDHAERRMRALALYRAVSSVAL; from the coding sequence ATGATCTGGATCCACTGGTTTCGCCGCGATCTGCGTCTGCACGACAATCCAGCGTTGCACACCGCCAGCATTCGGAGCGATGGGCGAGTCATCCCGCTCTTCATCCTTGACGACGCCATTCTGCATGCGCCACGCACCGGCGCCGCGCGTATCGCGTTCATGATCGCCGCACTGCGCGATCTCGACGCCAACCTGCGCGCGCGCGGCAGTCGCCTGGTGATCCGGCGTGGACGGACGCTCGACGTGATCCGCGCCATGGTGCAGGAAACCGGCGCCACCGGCGTTGCCTGGAACCGTGACTACACCCCGTTTGCGCGACGGCGCGATGCGCAGGTCGAAGCGGCGCTGCGTGATCTGAACGTCGAGACCTCTATTGCGGAAGACGCGGTCGTCTTCAGTCCCGACGACGTGCGTACCGGCGATGGACGCCCCTATACGGTGTACACGCCTTACCGGCGACGCTGGCGCGCGCTGACAGAACAGCGGCGCGCGGAGGTGCTGCGCGCGATCGAGCCGCCGCTTTTGCGCCCGGCGCCCGAAGCCGTTGCAGATCAGACAGTTCCAGACCATGCAGACCTCGGCATCGTGGTTTCCCAACGCATTCCTCCAGGCGGCGAAACGCATGGCGCTGCGCGACTGGCGGCATTTGTCGATCTGGCTGCCGCACACAGCATCGCGGGCTACGCAGAAGGGCGCGATCTGCTGGCAGAACCGGCGACCTCGCGCCTGTCGCCCTACCTGCGGTTTGGGTGCGTGGCGCCGCGGCAGGCGCTGCGCGCAGCGCTGCGCCTGCTCGACATCGTCGGCGATGATCACCGTACCGTCCGATCGATTGAAACCTGGATCGGGGAACTCGCCTGGCGCGATTTCTACTATCAGATTCTATGGCACTACCCGCATGTGGTGCGCCGATCGTTCAAACCGCAGTACGATGCGCTGGCGTGGGAAAACGACCCGGCGCTGTTCGACGCCTGGAAGGAAGGTCGCACCGGCTACCCGATCATTGATGCTGCTATGCACCAGTTGCGTCAGGAAGCCTGGATGCACAACCGGGCGCGCATGATCGTCGCTTCGTTTCTGACGAAAGATCTGTTGATCGACTGGCGCTGGGGCGAACGCTACTTTATGCAGCAACTGGTCGATGGCGATCACGCCGCCAATAATGGCGGATGGCAGTGGAGCGCCGGGACAGGCACCGATGCACAACCCTACTTCCGAATCTTCAATCCGGTCAGTCAGGGACAAAAATTCGATCCAAAGGGCTTGTATGTGCGCCGCTATCTGCCAGAACTGGCGCAGGTTCCAGACCGCTACATCCACGCGCCGTGGACAATGCCGCGCGCAGAACAGCAACGGTGCGGCGTTGTCATCGGGCGCGACTACCCCGCGCCGATTGTCGATCATGCAGAACGACGAATGCGCGCACTGGCGCTCTATCGCGCAGTATCGTCGGTTGCGCTTTAG
- a CDS encoding metallophosphoesterase: MLSTLRSLPLAFIGACVALIVRRRLHPVRLRPTGETTPPIGPNDIRPGIRRLVLSDLHMGAGDRRDDFSADAELAALLRYYAAEPTPTELILAGDTFEFLQVCLPDVPDREWSPRAAARRLEAILNAHAEPVAALRAFLSRRDNQVTVIIGNHDFELHYASAKQTLRRALGLAPGNPRLRFGVSYEGDGIFLVHGNQFDRWNRFIHFNGICEPFEVVFGTRLIREAINVLEDEPVDIATLIDNIKPLSAIFWYALSLPTLRNQSTRRLVVRGLVLLVNVLLRNTVYILDDDPQQQTPRSLWKPMYRQVALAATLLGRAAGVRQRSGGFPETVFQRAAEHQLRRSIRAFGSTSVHSMARIARDPQQWSTHLFICGHTHLAQVVALNERQTYVNTGTWTDVILDVATSQRQQQRFPYLEVTYPAQGSPPHWRLLVWREAGESPSPWRDERATTMLEKVEYPV; encoded by the coding sequence ATGCTGTCTACTCTTCGCTCCCTTCCCCTGGCGTTCATTGGGGCGTGTGTCGCGCTGATCGTTCGGCGTCGGCTGCATCCGGTGCGCCTGCGCCCGACCGGTGAGACGACCCCGCCAATCGGTCCCAACGATATTCGACCTGGAATCCGTCGCCTGGTGCTCAGCGATCTCCACATGGGGGCAGGTGATCGCCGCGACGACTTCAGCGCCGATGCCGAACTTGCCGCGTTGCTGCGCTATTATGCTGCCGAACCGACGCCGACGGAATTGATCCTGGCGGGGGATACGTTTGAATTTTTGCAGGTCTGCCTGCCCGATGTGCCAGACCGCGAATGGTCGCCACGCGCGGCGGCGCGCCGCCTTGAAGCCATTCTGAACGCGCATGCGGAACCGGTCGCTGCGCTGCGCGCTTTCCTCTCTCGGCGCGACAATCAGGTGACGGTGATTATCGGGAACCATGACTTCGAGTTGCACTATGCGAGCGCCAAACAGACACTGCGCCGGGCGCTCGGATTGGCGCCAGGTAATCCACGCTTGCGGTTTGGCGTGTCCTATGAAGGTGATGGCATCTTTCTCGTGCATGGCAATCAGTTTGACCGCTGGAACCGTTTCATTCACTTCAACGGCATCTGTGAGCCTTTCGAGGTAGTGTTCGGCACACGCCTGATCCGTGAAGCGATCAATGTGCTGGAAGACGAGCCGGTGGATATTGCCACGCTGATCGACAATATCAAGCCGCTATCCGCCATTTTCTGGTATGCCTTATCGCTGCCGACGCTGCGCAACCAATCCACTCGCCGGTTGGTGGTGCGCGGTCTGGTGTTGCTGGTCAATGTGCTCCTACGCAACACGGTCTATATTCTCGACGACGATCCGCAGCAGCAGACGCCGCGTTCGCTCTGGAAACCGATGTATCGCCAGGTCGCGCTGGCGGCGACGCTCCTGGGACGCGCGGCAGGGGTGCGGCAGCGTTCTGGCGGTTTTCCCGAGACTGTATTTCAGCGCGCAGCGGAGCACCAGTTGCGCCGCTCGATCCGGGCTTTTGGGAGCACGTCTGTTCACAGCATGGCGCGCATTGCGCGCGATCCGCAGCAGTGGTCGACCCATCTTTTTATTTGCGGACACACCCATCTGGCACAGGTCGTGGCGCTGAACGAGCGCCAGACATATGTCAATACCGGCACCTGGACGGACGTTATTCTTGATGTTGCCACCTCACAGCGACAGCAGCAGCGCTTTCCTTATCTGGAAGTAACGTATCCCGCGCAAGGTTCGCCGCCACATTGGCGGTTGTTGGTGTGGCGGGAGGCTGGCGAATCGCCATCTCCTTGGCGCGATGAGCGCGCAACAACGATGTTGGAAAAAGTCGAATACCCGGTATAA